The Aedes aegypti strain LVP_AGWG chromosome 3, AaegL5.0 Primary Assembly, whole genome shotgun sequence genome contains a region encoding:
- the LOC5568049 gene encoding very-long-chain 3-oxoacyl-CoA reductase, with protein sequence MFWWIGVYVALVWAYNNFLESLLSLLWGTIRSYAIWERLSIRYGAWAVVTGATDGIGKCYAEELARKGLKVMLISRSESKLIKVADEISQKYGVETRWIAVDFSDGPRIYDDLREKLASIDIGILVNNVGYLPELTPLVHNSESDLLTLINLNIVATTMLTRMVLPGMKRRGRGIVVNMASSAGLFPIPYMTAYSASKSFVISFSQGLSQELRGSGVECQVVSPSIVRTNMADQYKEGIPWYVVVLGPEQLAKFGVFTIGKTKHTCGHWLHCLQVIWWSLLPVTLALRVAGGLFVRGADKKK encoded by the exons ATGTTCTGGTGGATTGGAGTGTACGTAGCCCTGGTGTGGGCCTACAACAATTTCCTGGAATCGCTTCTGTCCCTTCTATGGGGAACCATTCGGAGCTACGCCATCTGGGAGAGGCTCTCCATTCGCTATGGAGCTTGGGCCG TGGTAACCGGCGCAACGGACGGCATTGGCAAGTGCTACGCCGAGGAGTTAGCCCGCAAAGGCTTAAAAGTAATGCTTATCTCGCGAAGTGAGTCCAAGTTGATAAAGGTGGCCGACGAAATCTCGCAGAAGTACGGCGTCGAAACCCGTTGGATTGCGGTGGATTTCTCGGACGGGCCGCGCATCTACGATGACTTGCGCGAAAAACTTGCTTCGATCGATATTGGAATACTGG TGAACAACGTCGGTTATCTGCCGGAGCTAACTCCGTTGGTACATAACAGCGAATCCGATCTGCTGACCCTGATCAATCTGAACATAGTGGCAACGACAATGCTGACGCGAATGGTCCTACCAGGGATGAAACGTCGCGGCAGGGGCATCGTGGTCAACATGGCTTCCAGCGCCGGCCTCTTCCCCATTCCGTACATGACGGCCTACAGTGCCTCGAAGTCGTTCGTGATTAGTTTCAGCCAAGGGCTTAGCCAAGAACTGCGTGGTAGCGGAGTCGAATGTCAGGTTGTTTCCCCATCGATAGTGCGGACCAATATGGCGGATCAGTACAAAGAGGGCATTCCGTGGTACGTGGTCGTACTGGGACCGGAACAGTTGGCGAAATTCGGAGTTTTTACCATTGGAAAGACGAAGCACACCTGCGGCCATTGGTTGCACTGTTTGCAG GTCATTTGGTGGTCGCTCCTTCCGGTCACTCTGGCACTGCGAGTTGCTGGTGGTTTGTTTGTCAGAGGTGCAGATAAAAAGAAATGA